One Tenrec ecaudatus isolate mTenEca1 chromosome 12, mTenEca1.hap1, whole genome shotgun sequence DNA segment encodes these proteins:
- the IL21R gene encoding interleukin-21 receptor isoform X1, producing the protein MYTPTRILTLRIPIASLSTAGHGLSCSPFSCFGLGPGVSMMRGWAVSFLLLVLQGAQGCSDLACYTDYLQTITCVMEMWTPHPRTLTLTWENLYGELEDKISSCSLRLSTHNSTHAWYTCHMDVSSFMADDMFSVNMTDQLGKGSWECGSFILAKSIKPSPPFNVTVTFSGHYNVSWSSDYDDPGSLALKGRLQYQLQYRDRADPWAKHPGRKLVSVDSRSVSLLPLEFHRGSSYEVQVRAGPQPDSFFQGTWSAWSDPAIFETQPEETELGTRGQHLSLLLLLVAAPVLVFLGLRYHLPWRLWKKLWVQVPSPEWFFQPLYTGHRGDFKKWVGAPFTASTLELRPGPPGAPLALEVMSSCPLESPAKGLVPTVLPEPATLLGANGLPEPIFWGPVRSVASSAYSEERDRPYGVVSIDTVTVVDTEGPCTWTCSCGDDGYPALNLDASLDPDLGTKDSLLDTAAPVLSCGCASLATPPGLGSFLDRLDLPLVGTADWAPEPPWSVSDSEAGSPQAALDMDTFDSGFAGSDCGSPVEGGFPSPQDEGPPRSYLRQWVVMAPPPTDPGTQAS; encoded by the exons GGTCCGGGAGTTAGCATGATGCGAGGCTGGGCCGTCTCCTTCCTACTACTGGTGCTCCAGGGTG CCCAAGGATGTTCAGACCTCGCCTGCTACACCGACTACCTCCAGACAATCACGTGTGTCATGGAGATGTGGACTCCCCACCCCCGCACACTCACTCTCACCTG GGAAAACTTGTATGGAGAACTGGAAGACAAGATCTCCTCCTGCAGCCTCCGCCTGTCCACCCACAACAGCACGCACGCCTGGTACACGTGCCACATGGATGTGTCCAGCTTCATGGCCGATGATATGTTCAGTGTCAACATGACCGACCAGTTGGGCAAAGGCTCCTGGGAGTGTGGCAGCTTTATCCTGGCTAAGAGCA TCAAGCCGTCTCCCCCTTTCAACGTAACCGTGACCTTCTCAGGACATTACAACGTCTCCTGGAGCTCAGATTATGATGACCCTGGCTCCCTGGCATTGAAGGGCAGGCTTCAGTACCAGCTGCAGTATAGGGACAGGGCGGACCCCTGGGCCAAG CATCCAGGGAGAAAACTGGTGTCTGTGGATTCGAGAAGCgtctccctcctgcccctggAGTTCCACAGAGGCTCGAGCTACGAGGTGCAGGTCCGGGCAGGGCCCCAGCCCGACTCCTTCTTCCAGGGGACCTGGAGTGCGTGGAGCGACCCGGCCATCTTTGAGACCCAGCCAGAGG AGACAGAGCTGGGGACCCGAGGGCAGCACCTCAGCCTTCTGCTCCTCCTCGTCGCAGCCCCTGTCCTTGTCTTCTTGGGCCTGAGGTACCACCTGCCTTGGAG GTTGTGGAAGAAGTTGTGGGTGCAGGTGCCCAGCCCAGAATGGTTCTTCCAGCCCCTGTACACGGGCCACAGAGGAGACTTCAAG AAATGGGTGGGCGCCCCCTTCACAGCCTCTACCCTGGAGCTTCGACCTGGGCctcctggggcgcccttggccctGGAGGTGATGAGTAGCTGCCCATTGGAGAGTCCTGCCAAGGGGCTGGTGCCCACAGTGCTGCCTGAGCCTGCGACCCTGCTGGGAGCCAACGGGCTGCCCGAGCCTATCTTCTGGGGCCCCGTCCGCTCTGTGGCCAGCTCTGCGTACAGTGAGGAGAGGGACCGGCCGTATGGCGTGGTGTCCATTGACACTGTGACCGTGGTGGACACAGAGGGACCGTGCACCTGGACCTGCAGTTGTGGGGATGACGGCTACCCAGCCCTGAATCTGGACGCCAGCCTGGACCCTGATCTGGGAACCAAAGATTCCCTCTTGGACACGGCGGCCCCCGTCCTCTCCTGCGGCTGTGCCTCTCTAGCCACCCCTCCCGGGCTGGGGAGCTTTCTGGACAGGCTTGACCTGCCCCTGGTGGGCACAGCCGACTGGGCCCCGGAGCCGCCCTGGAGCGTCTCGGACAGCGAGGCAGGGTCGCCCCAGGCCGCCCTGGACATGGACACATTTGACAGCGGCTTTGCGGGCTCTGACTGTGGCAGCCCGGTGGAGGGCGGCTTCCCCAGCCCCCAGGACGAGGGGCCTCCTAGGAGTTACCTGCGCCAGTGGGTGGTCATGGCTCCTCCGCCCACAGATCCTGGGACCCAGGCCAGCTAG
- the IL21R gene encoding interleukin-21 receptor isoform X2, whose translation MMRGWAVSFLLLVLQGAQGCSDLACYTDYLQTITCVMEMWTPHPRTLTLTWENLYGELEDKISSCSLRLSTHNSTHAWYTCHMDVSSFMADDMFSVNMTDQLGKGSWECGSFILAKSIKPSPPFNVTVTFSGHYNVSWSSDYDDPGSLALKGRLQYQLQYRDRADPWAKHPGRKLVSVDSRSVSLLPLEFHRGSSYEVQVRAGPQPDSFFQGTWSAWSDPAIFETQPEETELGTRGQHLSLLLLLVAAPVLVFLGLRYHLPWRLWKKLWVQVPSPEWFFQPLYTGHRGDFKKWVGAPFTASTLELRPGPPGAPLALEVMSSCPLESPAKGLVPTVLPEPATLLGANGLPEPIFWGPVRSVASSAYSEERDRPYGVVSIDTVTVVDTEGPCTWTCSCGDDGYPALNLDASLDPDLGTKDSLLDTAAPVLSCGCASLATPPGLGSFLDRLDLPLVGTADWAPEPPWSVSDSEAGSPQAALDMDTFDSGFAGSDCGSPVEGGFPSPQDEGPPRSYLRQWVVMAPPPTDPGTQAS comes from the exons ATGATGCGAGGCTGGGCCGTCTCCTTCCTACTACTGGTGCTCCAGGGTG CCCAAGGATGTTCAGACCTCGCCTGCTACACCGACTACCTCCAGACAATCACGTGTGTCATGGAGATGTGGACTCCCCACCCCCGCACACTCACTCTCACCTG GGAAAACTTGTATGGAGAACTGGAAGACAAGATCTCCTCCTGCAGCCTCCGCCTGTCCACCCACAACAGCACGCACGCCTGGTACACGTGCCACATGGATGTGTCCAGCTTCATGGCCGATGATATGTTCAGTGTCAACATGACCGACCAGTTGGGCAAAGGCTCCTGGGAGTGTGGCAGCTTTATCCTGGCTAAGAGCA TCAAGCCGTCTCCCCCTTTCAACGTAACCGTGACCTTCTCAGGACATTACAACGTCTCCTGGAGCTCAGATTATGATGACCCTGGCTCCCTGGCATTGAAGGGCAGGCTTCAGTACCAGCTGCAGTATAGGGACAGGGCGGACCCCTGGGCCAAG CATCCAGGGAGAAAACTGGTGTCTGTGGATTCGAGAAGCgtctccctcctgcccctggAGTTCCACAGAGGCTCGAGCTACGAGGTGCAGGTCCGGGCAGGGCCCCAGCCCGACTCCTTCTTCCAGGGGACCTGGAGTGCGTGGAGCGACCCGGCCATCTTTGAGACCCAGCCAGAGG AGACAGAGCTGGGGACCCGAGGGCAGCACCTCAGCCTTCTGCTCCTCCTCGTCGCAGCCCCTGTCCTTGTCTTCTTGGGCCTGAGGTACCACCTGCCTTGGAG GTTGTGGAAGAAGTTGTGGGTGCAGGTGCCCAGCCCAGAATGGTTCTTCCAGCCCCTGTACACGGGCCACAGAGGAGACTTCAAG AAATGGGTGGGCGCCCCCTTCACAGCCTCTACCCTGGAGCTTCGACCTGGGCctcctggggcgcccttggccctGGAGGTGATGAGTAGCTGCCCATTGGAGAGTCCTGCCAAGGGGCTGGTGCCCACAGTGCTGCCTGAGCCTGCGACCCTGCTGGGAGCCAACGGGCTGCCCGAGCCTATCTTCTGGGGCCCCGTCCGCTCTGTGGCCAGCTCTGCGTACAGTGAGGAGAGGGACCGGCCGTATGGCGTGGTGTCCATTGACACTGTGACCGTGGTGGACACAGAGGGACCGTGCACCTGGACCTGCAGTTGTGGGGATGACGGCTACCCAGCCCTGAATCTGGACGCCAGCCTGGACCCTGATCTGGGAACCAAAGATTCCCTCTTGGACACGGCGGCCCCCGTCCTCTCCTGCGGCTGTGCCTCTCTAGCCACCCCTCCCGGGCTGGGGAGCTTTCTGGACAGGCTTGACCTGCCCCTGGTGGGCACAGCCGACTGGGCCCCGGAGCCGCCCTGGAGCGTCTCGGACAGCGAGGCAGGGTCGCCCCAGGCCGCCCTGGACATGGACACATTTGACAGCGGCTTTGCGGGCTCTGACTGTGGCAGCCCGGTGGAGGGCGGCTTCCCCAGCCCCCAGGACGAGGGGCCTCCTAGGAGTTACCTGCGCCAGTGGGTGGTCATGGCTCCTCCGCCCACAGATCCTGGGACCCAGGCCAGCTAG